A window of Acropora muricata isolate sample 2 chromosome 6, ASM3666990v1, whole genome shotgun sequence genomic DNA:
GACCGATCAAAAACATGGTTTTGGTGTAAAACTACATGCGACGGCTGGCTGGCCGGCGCCACCAGCAAAAACTAGACTCAACTTCAAAATGAGGCTTGCATCCAAATTAATATATATGtacttttttattattgtctttattgttattattttcttttaacgtGTAAAAGTATTATTAAGGACTGAAGATTAAAATCAGTATGACCAGAAATAACACgcaaacagcggtgacaaacatcagatataaacgcatgctttttagaaattaacttttacttgacgtttcgaaTGCTTCTGACCAGCCCATCGCTAGCCTGCGAACGCAGACGTATCTTGCTTTTAGATTTGAGAGAAACAACTTGACCTACTTCTCCAGGCTACTACCGTTTCTCTATGGCGAAGGGCCATTTTGACCGTAAGAGAGTGGTCACAAGTGTTGCAATTTTGACAAAGAGGGTGGTATTCAAATTCAACAATTGTTACCTCCCCTCTACACGTGGTGAAATGCTTTGCGGTCACACGGTTCGTTCTTTCTCCTCGCCATTTTATCTTCGACAAGATGCCAAAAGCAGTGTGTAGTAAAACCTACACTACTCCAAGGCGTCCCTTTGAAAAGGAGCGCTTGAATCAAGAATTGAAGATTATTGGAGAATATGGGCTTCGCAACAAACGTGAAGTGTGGCGTGTTAAGTATACGTTGGCCAAAATTCGTAAGGCTGCCCGAGAGTTGTTGACGCTCGAAGAGAAAGACGCTAAGAGATTGTTCGAGGGTAATGCTCTCTTACGACGTCTTGTACGCATAGGCGTTCTGGATGAGAACCGAATGAAGCTCGATTACGTGCTAGGTCTTCGAATTGAAGATTTCCTGGAGAGACGTCTTCAGACACAAGTGTTTAAGCTTGGTTTGGCGAAGAGCATACACCACGCTCGAGTACTTATCAGGCAAAGACACATACGGTAAGCATGACAAAAAATCGTGTGCAGACAGTTTAGTAGGAATTGTTCGGGTGATTTCCCAACACACTGGGTAAATTGAATCTGTAATTTAGGTACAAGGTATCAACTTTCGTACATTATTCCTTGGCAAACACCCATTGTTTCTTGTAAAACCAATGTCCTATTTTCTGTTTTTGGCTAGTGCTAATTTAAATTaagtttaattaattaaaaagtatTTGAACTCTTAAATTTCCTCGTGCCTTTGATATAATTGCTGCAAACAAAGTTATTGCAAGTTTGTACCATCATAGAAATTCAGAACTGGCTTGCAGTAAATTGGTCTCAAGAAATAATCCCCATTTTGCATAGATGGACTCAGACTGGATATTGAATGCTTGTGTGGTAATGGCTTTTTTAAGTCTGTATTCCATTCTCATCTAGCTGTGATCTAAAGCACACAGTTCAATCTAGAGTTGTGTGGagatatagaggatattacgtGCCTGCGcttggatatgaattttatcttcgagtggtcaacacgctatctcacgagtgagatatcgagttgaacatgagaagataaaattcatatccataagcgagtatgtaatattctgtttattatataaacaccagtgaaataccaaatcagcttgctttcaaaggtgcgatttattatgtaaccataacgacggtgatctcttcacgtgtgaagttTTTgagggaaagctcacttggtatttcactggtgtttatataataagtgGTGATATTGAAATTATGAGTTATGTTCTGTGTTGCCTGTCTGAGTACAGGTAGCATACTGGAGAGGCACTCTTTAGTATTAGTATTCTTTGTGGTTTAAGAAACCAAGATGTGTGCAAGTTACACAA
This region includes:
- the LOC136918826 gene encoding small ribosomal subunit protein uS4, which codes for MPKAVCSKTYTTPRRPFEKERLNQELKIIGEYGLRNKREVWRVKYTLAKIRKAARELLTLEEKDAKRLFEGNALLRRLVRIGVLDENRMKLDYVLGLRIEDFLERRLQTQVFKLGLAKSIHHARVLIRQRHIRVRKQLVNVPSFIVRLDSQKHIDFALNSPYGGGRPGRVKRKNLKKKQGGGSGGEEEDED